The following proteins come from a genomic window of Paenibacillus spongiae:
- a CDS encoding SRPBCC family protein, with translation MTENRAANNEISAAEEYELVTTRVVNASPALVYEAWSKPEHLAQWWGPNGFTNTFHEFDFRPGGIWEFVMHGPNGVDYPNKSEFVEIGPERIVLRHLCAPHYQLTATFEDLGGKTRLTWRQLFENAAVFNAIKKIAVPANEQNLDRLEACLKKMSV, from the coding sequence ATGACAGAAAACCGTGCGGCAAATAACGAAATCAGCGCAGCGGAAGAATACGAATTGGTAACAACGCGGGTGGTGAATGCATCCCCTGCTCTCGTTTACGAAGCCTGGTCAAAACCAGAGCATTTAGCGCAGTGGTGGGGTCCGAACGGGTTTACGAACACTTTTCACGAATTTGATTTCAGGCCGGGAGGGATATGGGAGTTTGTGATGCACGGACCGAACGGAGTCGATTATCCCAATAAAAGCGAATTTGTCGAAATTGGGCCTGAACGGATCGTGCTGCGGCATCTTTGCGCACCCCATTATCAGCTCACGGCAACCTTCGAGGATCTTGGCGGCAAAACCAGACTGACTTGGCGCCAGCTTTTCGAAAACGCTGCCGTATTCAATGCCATCAAGAAAATCGCAGTTCCAGCCAACGAGCAAAATCTTGACCGGCTCGAAGCGTGTTTGAAGAAGATGTCTGTCTGA
- a CDS encoding MerR family DNA-binding transcriptional regulator has product MRSHKEVIMKRLWKVGELAKLTGLTIRTLRLYD; this is encoded by the coding sequence ATGCGCAGCCACAAAGAGGTGATTATGAAGCGGCTTTGGAAGGTGGGAGAGCTTGCTAAGCTTACGGGACTCACGATACGAACGTTGAGGCTTTACGATTAG
- a CDS encoding helix-turn-helix domain-containing protein — MNGRDIIAHHSNGDSEQNEAHVRKWIESQTEPALVSEAKINHNPYTVIHVKSDFNGWSYVTVLPREQVMNKVDQSRELFNWTIAAVFILGLLMAVSFSERNYRPLRKLIASISHGPRTSLTVLSKKTNELDMITDYVSEISKECEGLTHKLQSQSSIVKEQSLLKLVKGRANEKEQPDTATAISSLQLDKSHFVVLLFWIDNYNQFSQEYPKSMQEILKYSLIKVTEELSSELGNGLGAELTDDRAIVILLNMNEEEAKLEHIASLADKVKQFFKQDFHMTLTVGIGDICTDFSMIHHSFLQAKQAMRYRFIRGRDQVICYSELQNAKKSEAWYPLELEIQLLKAIKQGNDGAIQKLIRSTMDNILTRQMSLEAVEFICFNIGNTMMKALMELNIETDQGIEQLLEDLYVPRFETIEELESFIIDFCRNVCDRIIYQKESKNFVLLENIKAYINDNFRDNTIDLNRIADTFGISASYATRFFKDHTDYTIMRYIDQLRMDVSKQLIGTTDLTLKEIMVEVGYVDSTNFIRKFKKIEGITPMEYRKIIKGSSSEAESAIIV, encoded by the coding sequence ATGAACGGCCGCGATATCATTGCGCATCATTCGAATGGTGATAGCGAGCAAAACGAGGCGCATGTCCGGAAATGGATCGAATCGCAAACGGAACCGGCTCTCGTGAGTGAAGCGAAAATTAATCATAATCCGTATACCGTCATTCATGTGAAATCCGACTTTAACGGATGGTCTTATGTCACCGTATTGCCGCGAGAGCAAGTAATGAACAAAGTCGATCAAAGCAGAGAATTATTCAATTGGACAATAGCCGCTGTATTTATACTGGGATTATTGATGGCCGTATCCTTCTCGGAAAGAAATTACAGGCCGCTTAGAAAGTTGATCGCGTCTATAAGTCACGGTCCGCGTACCTCGTTAACGGTTTTATCGAAAAAAACAAATGAACTCGATATGATAACGGATTATGTATCGGAAATAAGCAAAGAATGTGAAGGTTTAACGCATAAGCTGCAAAGCCAGTCAAGCATCGTCAAAGAACAATCCCTGCTTAAGCTGGTCAAGGGCAGAGCTAATGAAAAGGAGCAGCCGGATACGGCGACGGCCATATCGAGCCTGCAGCTGGATAAATCGCATTTTGTCGTCCTGTTATTTTGGATCGATAACTACAATCAATTCAGTCAAGAATATCCCAAATCCATGCAAGAGATATTAAAATATAGTTTAATCAAGGTTACGGAAGAGTTGTCTTCAGAGCTAGGGAACGGGTTAGGAGCGGAATTGACGGATGATCGGGCAATCGTCATTTTGCTGAATATGAACGAAGAGGAAGCTAAGCTCGAGCATATTGCAAGTTTGGCGGATAAAGTCAAACAGTTCTTTAAACAAGATTTCCATATGACGCTGACCGTTGGCATCGGAGATATTTGTACCGATTTTTCGATGATTCATCACTCTTTTTTACAGGCCAAACAGGCGATGCGTTATCGTTTTATTAGGGGAAGAGACCAGGTCATTTGCTACAGCGAGCTGCAAAACGCCAAGAAAAGCGAAGCCTGGTATCCCCTCGAGCTGGAAATTCAGCTGCTGAAGGCAATCAAGCAAGGAAACGACGGAGCAATACAGAAACTAATAAGAAGCACGATGGACAACATCCTTACCAGGCAAATGTCGCTTGAGGCTGTAGAGTTTATTTGTTTTAACATTGGCAATACGATGATGAAGGCTCTAATGGAATTGAATATCGAAACCGATCAAGGGATTGAACAATTGTTGGAAGATCTATACGTACCGCGTTTTGAAACCATAGAAGAACTGGAAAGCTTTATTATCGATTTCTGCCGTAATGTATGCGATCGCATTATATATCAGAAGGAAAGCAAAAATTTTGTCCTGCTTGAAAACATCAAAGCCTATATTAACGACAATTTCCGGGACAATACGATTGATTTGAACAGGATAGCCGATACGTTCGGAATTTCCGCTTCATACGCTACCCGATTTTTTAAAGATCATACGGATTATACAATCATGCGTTATATTGATCAGCTAAGAATGGATGTATCCAAACAATTAATCGGAACGACTGATTTGACGTTAAAGGAAATTATGGTTGAAGTAGGTTATGTCGATTCAACCAATTTCATTAGAAAGTTTAAAAAAATCGAAGGCATTACGCCGATGGAGTATAGAAAGATTATCAAAGGCAGCTCGTCGGAGGCGGAATCCGCAATCATAGTTTGA